Proteins found in one Cheilinus undulatus linkage group 9, ASM1832078v1, whole genome shotgun sequence genomic segment:
- the LOC121514566 gene encoding neuroepithelial cell-transforming gene 1 protein-like translates to MEENEEVSVNKKPKLRRMSSRTSTTSVISAAELSPQTLRRNNSKKPPLQRGGSFTFLTPGTPWDFSLKRKRKEKDDDTVSLSSFDLKEPSNKRVRPLAKVSSLVNLISPSKNGAVRRFGQTIQSMSLRSDTKSPGTSLKTSSKAAGPTPTKRRNSTLWSETLDVHQKSTFSTKEIKRQEAIYELYRGEQDLIEDLQLARKAYHDPMLKLSIMTEGELAHIFGDLDAYIPLHEDLLMKLTEETGPDGTVAEIGQIVIDWLPGLNAYKDYCSNQLAAKALLDQKKQDKLVQDYLQRCLESPFSRKLDLWSFLDIPRSRLVKYPLLLREILRHTPPDHPDVASLERAIIIIQEILSDINIRKGESECQYYIDKLEYLFEKQRDPLIDSCKILLCHGELRNKSGLRLHVFLFSELLVLTRLVTRNDRSCFQVYRQPIPVRDLALEDLQDGEIRMGGSFRGAFTNGEKAKNMFRVRSLDPSHAQSHTLHVNDIYHKQQWLNCLRTAMAQQQKAPPRDEQGENVRGKRRSSTISTPVCDKEIDENCPPVTGPKLRPQTLSKTRLEQKFQGSLKRKETGV, encoded by the exons atggaggaaaatgaAGAAGTAAGTGTAAATAAAAAGCCGAAACTGCGTAGGATGTCATCTAGGACGTCGACTACCAGTGTCATCAGCGCTGCAGAGCTTTCTCCACAAACACTGAGGAGAAACAACTCTAAGAA ACCTCCATTGCAGAGAGGTGGCTCCTTCACCTTTCTTACTCCTGGGACTCCTTGGGACTTCAGTCTA AAGAGAAAGCGTAAAGAGAAAGATGATGACACCGTAAGTCTGTCCAGCTTTGACCTAAAG GAACCTAGTAACAAGCGTGTGCGACCCCTTGCTAAAGTTTCATCTTTAGTCAACTTAATTTCTCCGTCCAAGAATGGAGCAGTGCGCCGCTTTGGTCAAACCATCCAG TCCATGTCTTTACGTAGTGACACCAAGTCACCAGGGACGTCCctgaaaacaagcagcaagGCAGCAGGTCCCACTCCCACAAAACGCAGAAACAGTACACTTTGGTCAGAGACGCTGGATGTCCATCAGAAGAGCACATTCTCCACTAAAGAGATCAAGAGACAAGAG GCGATTTATGAGCTTTACAGGGGAGAGCAGGATCTCATCGAGGATCTCCAACTTGCTCGAAAG GCTTACCATGATCCGATGCTGAAGCTCTCCATCATGACTGAGGGGGAACTAGCTCACATATTCGGAGACTTAGATGCATACATCCCTTTACATGAGG ACTTATTGATGAAACTGACAGAGGAAACTGGCCCTGATGGAACAGTAGCTGAAATTGGACAGATAGTCATAGACTGG CTGCCAGGTCTAAATGCTTACAAAGATTACTGCAGCAACCAGCTTGCTGCCAAAGCCCTGCTGGACCAGAAAAAGCAGGACAAGCTGGTGCAGGATTACCTGCAGCGCTGTCTGGAGTCTCCTTTCAGCAGGAAGCTGGACCTCTGGAGCTTCCTGGACATCCCACGATCACGGCTGGTGAAATACCCTCTGCTGCTGCGGGAGATCCTCAGACACACACCTCCAGATCACCCAGATGTAGCCAGTCTGGAGAGAGCT ATCATCATCATCCAGGAGATTCTTTCTGACATCAACATCAGGAAAGGGGAGTCTGAGTGCCAGTATTACATCGACAAACTGGAGTATCTGTTTGAAAAGCAGCGGGACCCTCTCATAGACAGCTGTAAGATACTGCTGTGTCACGGAGAGCTTCGAAACAAGAGTGGCTTG AGGCTGCATGTGTTTCTGTTCTCTGAGCTCCTGGTTTTGACCCGGCTGGTTACACGCAATGACAGGAGCTGCTTCCAGGTGTATCGACAGCCCATCCCAGTGCGAGACTTGGCTCTGGAAGACCTGCAGGATGGAGAGATCCGCATGGGAGGATCCTTTAGAGGGGCTTTCACCAATGGAGAGAAAG CCAAGAACATGTTTCGTGTCCGCTCTCTGGATCCATCCCACGCACAGTCTCACACCCTGCATGTAAACGACATCTACCACAAGCAGCAGTGGCTCAACTGCCTACGCACTGCCATGGCCCAGCAGCAAAAGGCTCCACCCAGAGATGAGCAGGGAGAAAATGTCCGGGGTAAACGTCGCTCCTCCACTATCTCGACCCCCGTCTGTGACAAAGAGATAGATGAGAACTGTCCACCTGTCACAGGCCCTAAACTGAGGCCTCAGACGCTCTCCAAAACCAGACTGGAGCAGAAGTTTCAAGGCTCACTAAAGAGGAAGGAGACTGGCGTGTAG
- the LOC121515468 gene encoding ankyrin repeat and SOCS box protein 13-like, which produces MEITRARPSLYGEIAHGLGFWTDRSAVHEAAAQGWALQLQQLIEGGAAVNIVAVDSITPLHEACIQGQTQCVRLLLDAGAQVDARNIDGSTPLCDACAAGSLECVKLLLEYGATVNPPLFTFSPLHEACMGGNSDCVQLMIDQGAFMEAHDCHYGTPLHVACARQHYDCAKVLLNAGASVNAAKLHETALHHAAKTKNVDLIELLVEFGGSVYARDNLNKKPIHYTCQGSPAYLCLEFYENTPLSLQQISRVAFRVSLGSRALDVISKLDLPNRILSFLSYIPPPVIEI; this is translated from the exons ATGGAGATCACTCGTGCCAGGCCGTCCTTGTACGGAGAGATCG CCCATGGTCTTGGGTTCTGGACGGACCGATCAGCAGTGCATGAGGCTGCTGCGCAGGGCTGGGCTCTCCAGCTGCAGCAGTTAATCGAAGGAGGAGCAGCAGTCAACATCGTAGCAGTTGACTCTATCACCCCCCTGCATGAGGCGTGTATACAAGGACAGACCCAGTGTGTCAGACTGCTGCTGGATGCTGGTGCACAG GTGGATGCCCGTAACATCGATGGCAGTACTCCTCTGTGTGATGCCTGTGCAGCAGGTAGCTTGGAGTGTGTAAAGCTGCTGTTGGAGTATGGTGCAACAGTTAATCCTCCTCTGTTTACCTTCTCACCACTTCATGAGGCCTGTATGGGAG GTAATTCAGACTGTGTTCAGCTCATGATTGATCAAGGAGCTTTCATGGAGGCCCACGACTGTCACTACGGCACACCCCTTCATGTAGCGTGTGCGAGGCAACATTATGACTGCGCCAAAGTTCTCCTTAATGCAG GGGCAAGCGTAAACGCTGCCAAGCTCCATGAGACGGCCCTCCATCATGCAGCCAAAACAAAGAATGTGGACTTGATTGAGCTTCTTGTGGAGTTTGGGGGGAGTGTGTATGCCAGGGACAACCTGAACAAAAAACCAATCCACTACACCTGCCAGGGCTCTCCCGCTTATCTCTGCCTGGAGTTCTACGAGA ACACCCCACTCAGTCTGCAGCAGATCAGCAGGGTGGCTTTCAGAGTGTCCCTTGGATCAAGAGCACTTGATGTTATTTCTAAGCTGGACTTGCCCAATCGCATCTTAAGTTTTCTTTCGTACATACCACCTCCAGTTATTGAAATTTAA